A single Thermococcus sp. DNA region contains:
- a CDS encoding PIN domain-containing protein, producing MFETPTTERRHQTFLRRYGLLPHDARILATAIEYGCERLATLDEDFKVVEDVVEIVPGNG from the coding sequence TTGTTCGAGACTCCCACAACTGAGCGAAGACATCAAACGTTCCTCAGGCGATACGGTCTCCTGCCCCACGACGCGAGGATTTTGGCCACTGCAATCGAGTACGGCTGCGAAAGGCTCGCCACGCTTGATGAGGACTTTAAGGTCGTTGAAGACGTTGTGGAGATCGTCCCGGGAAATGGTTAA
- a CDS encoding PIN domain-containing protein, translating to MIFIDSSVLYNALVKTELTPLAERVFEEKEAKITSDIVVDEVWFVLMKREGGSVGKVRKLLQKDEEFRTKAVEYLAGVLAFLSAYGIVVVRDSHN from the coding sequence GTGATTTTCATCGACTCAAGCGTGCTCTACAACGCCCTCGTTAAAACGGAGCTGACGCCCCTTGCCGAGAGGGTCTTCGAGGAGAAGGAAGCCAAGATAACCTCCGACATAGTCGTCGATGAGGTGTGGTTCGTCCTCATGAAGAGGGAAGGGGGCTCCGTTGGAAAGGTTCGGAAGCTCCTCCAGAAGGACGAAGAGTTCAGAACTAAGGCGGTCGAATACCTCGCCGGGGTTCTGGCTTTTCTGAGCGCCTATGGCATCGTGGTTGTTCGAGACTCCCACAACTGA